A single region of the Winslowiella toletana genome encodes:
- the fabB gene encoding beta-ketoacyl-ACP synthase I has protein sequence MKRAVITGLGIVSSIGNNQEEVLASLREGRSGITFSQELKDSGMRSHVWGNVKLSKDEISSLIDRKVLRFMSDASIYAYISMLEAVKDSGLTVEQYQNNPRVGLVAGSGGGSPYYQAASVDGMRAKGLRGVGPYMVTKAMASGVSACLATPFKIHGVNYSISSACATSAHCIGNAVEQIQLGKQDIVFAGGGEELCWEMSCEFDAMGALSTKNNESPEKASRTYDAGRDGFVIAGGGGMVVVEELEHALARGAHIYAEIVGYGATSDGADMVAPSGEGAARCMRMAMEGVDTPVDYLNTHGTSTPVGDVKELGAIRAVFGDNAPAMSATKAMTGHSLGAAGVQEAIYSLLMLENGFIAPSINIDELDPAAEGLNIVTKPTEQQLTTVMSNSFGFGGTNATLVMRKYQ, from the coding sequence ATGAAACGTGCAGTGATTACTGGCTTAGGGATCGTTTCTAGCATTGGTAACAACCAGGAGGAAGTCCTGGCTTCTCTGCGTGAGGGCCGTTCGGGCATTACCTTCTCGCAAGAGCTGAAAGATTCCGGTATGCGTAGTCACGTCTGGGGTAACGTTAAGCTGTCTAAAGACGAAATCTCCAGCCTCATTGACCGCAAAGTGCTGCGCTTTATGAGTGATGCATCGATCTACGCTTATATCTCCATGCTGGAAGCGGTTAAAGATTCCGGTCTGACCGTTGAGCAATACCAGAACAACCCACGTGTGGGTCTGGTTGCCGGTTCCGGCGGCGGTTCCCCTTACTACCAGGCAGCCAGCGTTGATGGTATGCGTGCCAAAGGTTTGCGCGGCGTTGGCCCTTATATGGTCACCAAAGCGATGGCATCGGGCGTCTCTGCTTGCCTGGCAACACCGTTTAAAATCCACGGTGTGAACTACTCTATCAGTTCAGCCTGTGCCACTTCGGCACACTGTATCGGTAATGCGGTTGAGCAGATCCAGCTGGGCAAACAGGATATCGTATTTGCTGGCGGCGGCGAAGAGCTGTGCTGGGAAATGTCCTGTGAGTTTGACGCGATGGGCGCGCTCTCTACCAAGAATAACGAGTCACCAGAAAAAGCTTCACGTACCTATGATGCAGGCCGCGACGGCTTTGTCATCGCCGGCGGCGGCGGTATGGTGGTCGTTGAGGAGCTGGAGCATGCGCTGGCACGTGGTGCGCATATCTATGCTGAAATCGTTGGCTACGGCGCAACTTCTGATGGTGCTGATATGGTGGCTCCATCCGGTGAAGGCGCAGCACGCTGCATGCGTATGGCGATGGAAGGTGTCGACACCCCAGTTGACTACCTGAACACTCACGGGACTTCCACGCCGGTAGGTGATGTGAAAGAACTGGGTGCAATCCGCGCGGTATTCGGTGATAACGCGCCAGCAATGTCGGCAACCAAAGCAATGACTGGTCACTCTTTGGGTGCGGCAGGCGTTCAGGAAGCTATCTACTCACTGCTGATGCTGGAAAATGGCTTTATCGCACCAAGCATCAACATTGATGAGCTGGACCCGGCGGCTGAAGGTCTGAATATCGTGACCAAACCGACCGAGCAGCAACTGACGACGGTAATGTCCAACAGCTTCGGTTTTGGTGGTACCAACGCCACGCTGGTGATGCGTAAATACCAGTAA
- the mnmC gene encoding bifunctional tRNA (5-methylaminomethyl-2-thiouridine)(34)-methyltransferase MnmD/FAD-dependent 5-carboxymethylaminomethyl-2-thiouridine(34) oxidoreductase MnmC, with translation MKLSPIEHAELSWNEQGTPVSRTFDDVYFSNQNGLEETRYVFLEGNNLPARFTEHPRELFITAETGFGTGLNFLTLWQAFDGFRRQHPEATLQRMHFISVEKFPLKAADLAEAHAHWPELAPWSEQLRAQWPLALPGCHRLMLDGGRITLDLWFGDINQLIYNFDDSLNRQVDAWFLDGFAPSKNPEMWTPELFTAMARLARPGGSFATFTAAGFVRRGLMEAGFAATRRKGFGQKREMLVGTLNEAGAIPASTPWYARPAAQGEDIAIIGGGVASALLALALLRRNKRVTLYCADEAPALGASGNRQGALYPLLNHHDEALKQFFPTAFTFARRLYDQLPQSFEHHWCGVTQLGWDEKSREKIAQMGEMGLPPQLAQIVDSEQVAALAEVETGCGGITYPLGGWLSPAELTAMLFDLAEKQGLRIHWLHRLETLDALQPGWQLNFANGHSVTHQNVVLATGHTLATLAQSSKLPVYAVAGQVSHVPSRGGLSALKQVLCYDGYLTPRSPQFGTHCIGASYRRGEVTADYRDSDQQENRARLLRCLPDTDWPEDVDVSAGEARCGVRCASRDHLPMVGALPDYQQTLAQYGDLRDRLANGETLPSSPLWPQLFALGALGSRGLCSAPLAAEILAAQLCDEPIPLDATTLAALNPNRYWIRKLLKGKAVL, from the coding sequence GTGAAATTATCCCCGATTGAACATGCTGAATTGTCCTGGAATGAACAGGGTACACCTGTGTCGCGAACCTTTGACGATGTCTATTTTTCCAATCAGAACGGGCTGGAAGAGACGCGCTACGTGTTTCTTGAGGGCAATAATTTACCCGCACGCTTTACCGAACATCCGCGCGAATTATTTATTACCGCCGAAACCGGCTTCGGAACCGGGCTTAATTTTCTGACGCTATGGCAGGCGTTTGACGGCTTTCGTCGCCAGCATCCCGAAGCGACGTTACAGCGCATGCATTTTATCAGCGTCGAAAAATTTCCATTAAAAGCCGCTGATTTAGCCGAGGCGCACGCCCACTGGCCGGAACTGGCGCCATGGTCAGAACAGCTGCGCGCCCAGTGGCCACTGGCGCTGCCCGGTTGCCATCGTCTGATGCTCGACGGCGGACGCATCACGCTCGATCTGTGGTTCGGTGATATTAACCAACTCATTTATAATTTTGATGACAGTCTTAATCGGCAGGTAGATGCATGGTTCCTCGATGGTTTCGCCCCGTCGAAGAACCCGGAGATGTGGACGCCGGAACTGTTCACCGCCATGGCCCGTCTGGCGCGTCCGGGTGGCAGTTTTGCCACCTTTACCGCAGCCGGCTTTGTGCGCCGTGGCCTGATGGAGGCGGGATTTGCCGCTACGCGTCGTAAAGGATTTGGTCAGAAACGCGAAATGCTGGTCGGCACGCTGAATGAGGCTGGCGCTATCCCTGCCAGCACGCCGTGGTACGCCCGTCCGGCCGCACAGGGTGAGGATATCGCCATTATCGGTGGTGGCGTCGCCAGTGCGCTGTTGGCGCTGGCGCTGTTGCGTCGTAATAAGCGCGTCACTCTCTACTGTGCCGACGAAGCACCGGCGTTGGGCGCATCCGGTAATCGTCAGGGGGCGCTCTATCCATTACTTAATCATCACGATGAGGCGCTGAAGCAGTTTTTCCCGACGGCCTTCACCTTTGCCCGCCGCCTGTATGACCAGCTGCCGCAGTCGTTTGAACATCACTGGTGCGGCGTCACGCAGCTCGGCTGGGATGAAAAAAGCCGCGAAAAAATTGCCCAAATGGGCGAGATGGGATTACCCCCTCAGCTGGCGCAGATTGTTGACAGTGAACAGGTTGCCGCACTGGCGGAGGTAGAAACTGGCTGCGGCGGCATCACCTACCCACTCGGCGGCTGGTTATCTCCGGCAGAACTGACGGCAATGCTCTTTGACCTCGCCGAAAAACAGGGGTTACGCATTCACTGGCTGCACCGACTGGAAACGCTCGACGCGCTGCAACCTGGCTGGCAGCTTAATTTTGCCAATGGCCACTCGGTTACGCATCAGAACGTAGTGCTGGCGACCGGTCATACGCTGGCAACGCTGGCGCAAAGCAGCAAACTGCCGGTCTATGCTGTGGCCGGACAGGTCAGCCATGTTCCTTCACGCGGCGGACTCAGCGCATTAAAACAAGTGCTGTGCTATGACGGCTATCTGACGCCGCGCAGTCCGCAATTTGGCACCCACTGTATCGGTGCCAGTTATCGTCGCGGGGAAGTTACGGCCGATTATCGCGACAGCGATCAACAGGAAAATCGCGCGCGCCTGCTGCGCTGTCTGCCTGACACTGACTGGCCAGAAGATGTCGACGTCAGCGCCGGGGAAGCGCGCTGCGGCGTACGCTGCGCCAGCCGCGACCATCTGCCAATGGTCGGCGCACTGCCGGATTATCAGCAAACGCTGGCACAGTATGGCGATCTGCGAGACAGGCTGGCAAACGGAGAAACGCTGCCATCCTCGCCGCTCTGGCCGCAGCTTTTTGCGTTGGGTGCGCTTGGTTCACGTGGTTTATGCAGTGCGCCGCTGGCGGCAGAGATTCTGGCGGCACAGCTGTGCGACGAGCCGATTCCGCTGGATGCCACCACGCTGGCAGCGCTCAATCCGAATCGTTACTGGATAAGAAAATTACTGAAGGGCAAAGCAGTGTTATAA
- a CDS encoding YfcL family protein, giving the protein MIAEFEERILALIDDMVEHASDDELFASGYLRGHLTLAVAEVELAGEHTPEALQIQVQRSLHTAIDAGELSPRDQALVIGMWDNLFLQARQSA; this is encoded by the coding sequence ATGATCGCAGAATTTGAAGAGCGCATTCTGGCCCTGATTGACGATATGGTTGAGCACGCCAGTGACGATGAGCTGTTTGCCAGCGGGTATCTGCGCGGTCATCTTACGCTGGCGGTTGCCGAGGTAGAGTTGGCCGGCGAACACACGCCGGAAGCGTTGCAGATCCAGGTGCAAAGAAGCCTGCATACTGCCATTGATGCCGGCGAGCTTTCGCCACGCGATCAGGCGCTGGTGATTGGCATGTGGGACAATTTGTTCCTGCAAGCACGTCAGTCAGCATAA
- a CDS encoding elongation factor P hydroxylase, which yields MTTTHHYQQLINLFDDCFNQDFQTRLIKGDDEPIYLPADDQSPWNRVVFAHGYYASALHEISHWCIAGAERRKQVDFGYWYCPDGRDETTQNQFESVEIKPQALEWLFSVAAGFPFNVSCDNLNGDCEPDRIAFQRKVQAQVIEYLNNGIPARPARFIEALRSYYSTPPITAAQFPWPEDL from the coding sequence ATGACCACAACGCACCATTATCAGCAGCTTATTAACCTGTTTGATGACTGCTTTAACCAGGATTTTCAGACCCGCCTGATCAAAGGCGACGACGAACCTATTTATCTGCCCGCCGATGACCAGTCACCGTGGAATCGGGTGGTATTTGCCCACGGCTACTACGCCAGCGCACTGCACGAAATTTCGCACTGGTGTATTGCCGGTGCTGAACGGCGCAAGCAGGTGGATTTCGGCTACTGGTATTGCCCGGATGGCCGTGATGAAACCACGCAAAACCAGTTCGAATCGGTTGAGATTAAACCGCAGGCGCTGGAATGGCTGTTTTCTGTTGCCGCAGGGTTTCCCTTCAATGTAAGTTGTGACAATCTCAACGGAGATTGTGAACCCGACCGTATCGCCTTTCAACGAAAGGTGCAGGCTCAGGTTATTGAATATCTGAACAATGGCATTCCTGCGCGCCCGGCACGCTTTATTGAAGCACTTCGTTCGTATTACTCAACGCCCCCGATTACCGCAGCACAGTTTCCGTGGCCGGAAGATCTGTGA
- a CDS encoding sulfite exporter TauE/SafE family protein, whose amino-acid sequence MDWFVVSPMLVGLLFFVAVLAAFIDSIAGGGGLLTVPALLAVGMSPAQALATNKLQAVGGSFSASLYFVRRKAVNLAEQKLNIAMTFIGSVSGAILIQHIQPGLLRQVLPLLIIAIGLYFLLMPRLGEEDRVRRLHGLPFALIAGGCVGFYDGFFGPGAGSFYALAFVTLCGYNLAKSTAHAKVLNFTSNIGGLLFFMFGGKVVWGTGLIMLLGAICGARLGARMVLSRGQTLIRPMVVTVSAVMSSKLLYDNYGTQVGAWLHTLF is encoded by the coding sequence ATGGACTGGTTCGTTGTCAGCCCGATGCTGGTCGGGCTGCTGTTTTTTGTGGCAGTACTGGCGGCATTTATCGACTCCATTGCCGGCGGCGGGGGATTACTGACCGTTCCGGCTCTGCTGGCGGTTGGCATGTCGCCGGCGCAGGCGCTGGCTACCAATAAGCTACAGGCGGTGGGGGGCTCTTTCTCTGCCAGCCTGTACTTTGTCCGCCGCAAGGCGGTCAATCTTGCCGAGCAGAAACTCAATATTGCCATGACCTTTATCGGCTCGGTAAGCGGTGCGATTCTGATTCAGCATATTCAGCCCGGCCTGTTGCGCCAGGTGCTGCCGCTACTGATTATCGCCATCGGCCTCTATTTCCTGCTGATGCCGCGCCTCGGTGAAGAAGATCGCGTGCGCCGCCTGCACGGTCTGCCGTTTGCGTTGATTGCCGGGGGTTGCGTCGGTTTTTACGACGGCTTTTTCGGTCCAGGTGCCGGTTCCTTCTATGCGCTGGCGTTTGTCACCCTGTGCGGTTACAACCTGGCAAAATCCACCGCCCATGCCAAGGTACTGAACTTCACCTCCAATATTGGCGGACTGCTGTTCTTTATGTTTGGTGGCAAAGTGGTGTGGGGCACCGGGCTGATTATGCTGCTGGGCGCTATCTGCGGCGCGCGACTGGGTGCGCGTATGGTGTTAAGCCGCGGGCAAACGCTGATTCGTCCAATGGTGGTCACTGTCTCGGCAGTGATGAGCAGCAAGCTGCTGTATGACAATTACGGCACACAAGTTGGCGCGTGGCTGCACACGCTGTTCTGA
- the mepA gene encoding penicillin-insensitive murein endopeptidase: MKKLLLALCTLLVSTPLLAATPWQSIHQPISGSPQSIGAFANGCIIGAQPLPLEAANYQVMRQDQRRYFGHPDLILFIQRLTTQVGSLGLGEVLIGDMGMAAGGRFSSGHASHQSGLDVDIWLQLPKKRWTAQMLLKPQPLDLVSADGRNVVARHWQPQIDSLIKLAAKDEEVTRIFVNPAIKKQLCADAGSDRDWLRKVRPWFGHRAHMHVRLRCPVGSSECEEQAPPPPGDGCGAELNSWFEPKKPGSGSSVKREPPPLPPSCQALLDKHLL; this comes from the coding sequence ATGAAAAAGCTGCTGCTCGCACTCTGCACTCTGCTGGTCAGTACTCCGCTGCTGGCCGCTACGCCCTGGCAATCGATTCATCAGCCGATTAGCGGTAGCCCGCAGTCGATTGGGGCCTTTGCCAATGGTTGTATTATTGGCGCGCAACCGCTGCCGCTTGAGGCTGCCAACTATCAGGTAATGCGTCAGGATCAGCGTCGCTATTTTGGCCATCCCGATCTGATTCTGTTTATTCAGCGCCTGACCACTCAGGTGGGAAGTCTCGGTCTCGGTGAAGTGCTGATTGGCGATATGGGCATGGCGGCAGGTGGGCGCTTCAGTAGCGGCCACGCCAGCCATCAGTCCGGTCTTGACGTTGATATCTGGCTGCAGTTGCCGAAGAAACGCTGGACGGCGCAAATGCTGTTGAAACCTCAGCCGCTCGATTTGGTCAGCGCTGATGGACGTAATGTGGTGGCGCGTCACTGGCAGCCACAGATCGACAGCCTGATTAAACTGGCGGCGAAAGATGAGGAAGTAACGCGTATCTTCGTCAATCCGGCGATTAAAAAGCAGCTTTGTGCGGATGCCGGCAGCGATCGTGACTGGCTGCGTAAAGTGCGGCCGTGGTTTGGCCATCGCGCGCATATGCATGTGCGTTTGCGCTGCCCGGTGGGTAGCAGCGAGTGTGAAGAGCAGGCGCCGCCACCGCCGGGTGATGGCTGTGGTGCCGAGCTGAACAGCTGGTTTGAACCAAAAAAACCGGGCAGTGGATCGTCAGTAAAACGCGAACCGCCACCGTTGCCACCATCATGTCAGGCATTACTGGATAAGCACTTACTTTAG
- the aroC gene encoding chorismate synthase: MAGNTVGQLFRVTTFGESHGIALGCIVDGVPPGIPLTEADLQHDLDRRRPGTSRYTTQRREPDQVKILSGVFEGVTTGTPIGLLIENTDQRSQDYSEIKDLFRPGHADYTYEQKYGLRDYRGGGRSSARETSMRVAAGAIAKKYLALKHGIIVRGYLSQIGEVACELKDWDQVEQNPFFCPDPDKLEALDELMRALKKEGDSIGAKVTVMAENVPAGWGEPVFDRLDADLAHALMSINAVKGVEIGDGFAVVNQRGSQHRDEIRADGFQSNHAGGILGGISSGQTVIANLAMKPTSSITVPGKTINRHGEEKEMITRGRHDPCVGIRAVPIAEAMMAIVLMDHLMRQRAQCGDVNSNVPRW, translated from the coding sequence ATGGCGGGTAACACTGTTGGTCAACTCTTCCGCGTCACCACTTTCGGTGAGTCGCATGGTATCGCGCTGGGCTGTATCGTAGATGGTGTGCCGCCAGGTATTCCACTCACCGAAGCCGATTTGCAGCACGATCTCGATCGTCGCCGTCCCGGCACGTCACGCTATACCACCCAGCGTCGCGAACCGGATCAGGTAAAAATCCTTTCCGGCGTGTTCGAAGGGGTAACCACCGGAACGCCGATCGGCCTGCTGATTGAAAATACCGATCAGCGTTCGCAGGATTACAGCGAAATTAAAGATCTGTTCCGTCCGGGACACGCCGATTATACCTACGAACAAAAATATGGTCTGCGTGATTACCGTGGTGGTGGCCGCTCGTCCGCGCGTGAAACCTCGATGCGCGTGGCTGCGGGTGCGATTGCCAAAAAATACCTCGCGCTGAAGCACGGCATTATCGTGCGCGGTTATTTGTCGCAGATCGGTGAAGTGGCTTGCGAACTGAAAGACTGGGATCAGGTCGAACAGAACCCGTTCTTTTGCCCGGATCCGGACAAACTGGAGGCGCTGGATGAGCTGATGCGCGCGCTGAAGAAAGAGGGCGACTCCATCGGCGCTAAAGTCACAGTGATGGCAGAAAACGTCCCGGCTGGCTGGGGTGAACCGGTGTTTGATCGCCTGGATGCCGATCTGGCGCACGCGCTGATGAGCATCAACGCGGTGAAAGGGGTAGAAATCGGTGACGGCTTTGCGGTGGTAAATCAGCGCGGTAGCCAGCATCGTGATGAGATTCGCGCCGATGGTTTCCAGAGCAACCATGCCGGCGGCATTCTCGGCGGTATCAGCAGTGGTCAGACGGTGATTGCTAATCTGGCAATGAAACCGACCTCCAGCATTACCGTGCCGGGTAAAACCATTAACCGCCATGGTGAAGAAAAAGAGATGATCACCCGTGGGCGTCACGATCCGTGCGTGGGCATCCGTGCGGTGCCGATTGCCGAAGCGATGATGGCGATTGTGTTAATGGATCACTTGATGCGTCAACGCGCGCAGTGTGGCGACGTTAACAGCAACGTACCGCGTTGGTAA
- the prmB gene encoding 50S ribosomal protein L3 N(5)-glutamine methyltransferase — translation MDKIFVDEAVNELHTIQDMLRWTVSRFSAANIWYGHGTDNPWDEAVQLVLPTLYLPLDIPEDMRLARLTSSERHRIVERVIRRINERVPVAYLTNKAWFCGHEFYVDERVLVPRSPIGELINNHFASIIDHQPQHILDMCTGSGCIAIACAYAFPEAEVDAVDISLDALAVTEQNIDAHGMLHNVTPIRSDLFRDLPKIQYDLIVTNPPYVDADDMDDLPDEYRHEPELGLAAGSDGLKLTRRILACAPDFLTDNGVLVCEVGNSMVHMMDQYPDVPFTWLEFDNGGDGVFMLTKQQIIDAAHHFKMYKD, via the coding sequence TTGGACAAAATTTTCGTCGATGAAGCAGTGAACGAACTGCATACCATTCAGGACATGCTGCGCTGGACGGTGAGCCGTTTTTCAGCAGCCAATATCTGGTATGGTCATGGCACCGATAACCCATGGGACGAAGCCGTTCAGCTGGTGTTGCCAACGCTGTATTTACCGCTGGATATTCCTGAAGATATGCGCCTTGCGCGGCTGACTTCCAGTGAGCGTCATCGGATTGTTGAGCGCGTGATTCGCCGCATCAACGAGCGTGTTCCGGTTGCCTACTTGACCAATAAAGCCTGGTTCTGCGGTCACGAATTCTATGTCGATGAGCGGGTACTGGTGCCACGTTCGCCAATCGGCGAGCTGATCAATAATCACTTTGCCTCGATTATCGACCATCAGCCACAGCATATCCTTGATATGTGTACCGGCAGTGGTTGTATCGCCATCGCCTGCGCCTACGCTTTCCCGGAAGCGGAAGTTGACGCGGTGGATATTTCGTTGGATGCGTTGGCCGTCACCGAGCAGAATATTGACGCTCATGGCATGCTGCATAACGTGACGCCAATCCGTTCCGATCTGTTCCGCGATCTGCCAAAAATTCAGTACGACCTGATCGTTACCAATCCACCTTACGTCGATGCCGACGATATGGACGATCTGCCGGATGAGTATCGCCATGAACCGGAACTCGGTCTGGCCGCCGGCAGCGATGGGCTGAAACTGACACGCCGCATTCTGGCCTGTGCGCCTGATTTCCTGACTGATAACGGTGTTCTGGTGTGTGAAGTCGGCAACAGCATGGTGCACATGATGGATCAGTATCCTGACGTGCCGTTTACCTGGCTGGAGTTCGATAACGGCGGTGACGGCGTGTTTATGCTGACAAAGCAGCAGATTATCGATGCTGCCCATCACTTCAAAATGTATAAAGATTAA
- the smrB gene encoding endonuclease SmrB produces MTRKEKLSADDKALFRQLMSGTRKLAQDTIVHPPKRKKLGEVPVKRLLSEQADNSHYFSDEFQPLLSSEGPVRYVRSDVSHYEMKKLRRGDYTPEIFLDLHGLTQNQAKQELGALIAACRREHIFCASVMHGHGKRVLKQQTPLWLAQHPWVMAFHQAPKEFGGDAALLVLIEVEEWQPPELLL; encoded by the coding sequence ATGACCCGGAAAGAAAAACTTAGCGCAGATGATAAAGCCCTGTTTCGTCAGCTAATGAGCGGTACTCGCAAACTGGCGCAGGACACCATTGTTCACCCGCCAAAGCGCAAAAAACTCGGTGAGGTGCCGGTGAAACGGCTGCTGTCCGAACAGGCCGATAATAGCCACTATTTTTCCGATGAGTTTCAGCCGCTGCTGTCGTCGGAGGGCCCGGTGCGCTATGTGCGCAGCGACGTCAGCCATTACGAAATGAAAAAGCTGCGCCGCGGTGACTATACGCCAGAGATTTTTCTCGATCTCCATGGGCTGACGCAAAATCAGGCTAAGCAAGAGCTGGGAGCATTGATCGCCGCCTGTCGTCGCGAACATATTTTTTGCGCCAGCGTGATGCACGGGCACGGCAAACGGGTGCTTAAACAGCAGACGCCATTATGGTTAGCCCAGCATCCATGGGTGATGGCCTTTCATCAGGCACCGAAAGAGTTTGGCGGCGATGCCGCATTGCTGGTATTGATTGAAGTGGAAGAGTGGCAGCCACCAGAGCTGCTGTTGTAA
- the sixA gene encoding phosphohistidine phosphatase SixA — protein sequence MQVFIMRHGDAALDAASDSVRPLTHCGCDESRQMANWLNGQAVDIERVLVSPYLRAQQTLATVREVLPLPEEQDELPELTPGGDPGLVACYLQTLANEGVKSVLVISHLPLVGYLVSELCPQEAPPMFSTSAIACIDFDAANSQGKLEWQVSPKKLAKAI from the coding sequence ATGCAAGTTTTTATCATGCGTCACGGCGATGCGGCATTAGATGCAGCAAGTGATTCTGTCAGGCCCCTTACTCATTGTGGCTGCGATGAATCTCGCCAGATGGCCAACTGGCTTAACGGCCAGGCTGTGGATATAGAACGTGTGCTGGTGAGTCCCTATCTGCGCGCGCAGCAGACACTGGCCACGGTTCGTGAAGTGCTGCCGTTGCCTGAAGAGCAGGATGAATTACCTGAGCTGACGCCGGGAGGCGATCCTGGTTTAGTGGCCTGCTATTTGCAGACGCTGGCAAATGAAGGGGTAAAATCGGTGCTGGTGATTTCACATCTGCCGCTGGTGGGTTACCTGGTTTCTGAACTCTGCCCGCAAGAGGCACCACCGATGTTCTCCACCTCGGCCATCGCCTGTATTGATTTCGATGCGGCAAACAGCCAGGGTAAGCTGGAATGGCAGGTTAGCCCGAAAAAATTAGCCAAAGCGATATAG